Proteins from a single region of candidate division KSB1 bacterium:
- the guaB gene encoding IMP dehydrogenase, whose amino-acid sequence MEEKILGEALTFDDVLLVPAYSEVLPKETDTRTAFSRGITINIPLVSAAMDTVTEAELAIALAREGGIGVIHKNMSIERQAAEVDRVKRSESGMILKPITLTPEHRLSDALELMTRYRISGIPIVQGTRLVGILTNRDLRFETDLERPVSEVMTKENLITVSPGISLEEAERILQKHRIEKLLVVDEEGNLKGLITVKDILNRKRFPNAAKDEHGRLRVAAAVGVARDTMDRAAALVDAGVDALVVDTAHGHSKGVLETVSKLREKFPQVQLVAGNVATAEGARALIERGVDAVKVGIGPGSICTTRVVAGVGIPQISAIMMCAEVCEEHGIPLIADGGIKQTGDIAKAIAAGADSVMIGNLFAGTEESPGELVFLEGRSYKVYRAMGSLGAMQAGRGDRYFQEGIRDAKKLVPEGIEGRVPYRGKLGDVVFQMVGGLRAAMGYCGAATIRELKEKARFVRMTTAGLRESHPHDVIITKEAPNYNLTQV is encoded by the coding sequence ATGGAAGAGAAGATTCTCGGTGAAGCGCTCACCTTTGACGACGTGCTGTTGGTTCCGGCGTACTCGGAAGTGCTGCCGAAAGAGACCGATACGCGCACAGCCTTCTCACGTGGGATCACCATCAACATCCCATTGGTCAGCGCCGCTATGGATACGGTGACGGAGGCTGAGCTGGCCATTGCCCTCGCCAGGGAAGGGGGGATCGGAGTCATCCACAAGAACATGTCCATTGAGCGGCAGGCGGCGGAAGTGGATCGGGTGAAGCGCTCCGAGAGCGGGATGATCCTCAAACCCATTACGCTGACTCCGGAGCACAGGCTCTCGGATGCGCTGGAGCTGATGACCCGCTACCGGATCTCCGGGATCCCGATCGTCCAGGGCACCAGACTCGTGGGCATTCTTACCAACCGGGACCTCCGTTTCGAGACGGATCTGGAGCGGCCCGTCTCGGAAGTGATGACGAAAGAGAATCTCATCACGGTTTCCCCGGGGATCTCCCTGGAGGAGGCCGAGCGGATCCTTCAGAAGCACCGAATCGAGAAGCTGCTGGTGGTCGACGAGGAGGGGAATCTGAAGGGCCTGATCACGGTCAAGGACATTCTGAACCGCAAACGCTTCCCGAACGCGGCAAAGGATGAGCACGGCCGGCTCCGGGTGGCGGCTGCTGTTGGGGTAGCGCGCGACACGATGGACCGAGCGGCGGCCCTCGTGGATGCCGGGGTGGATGCTTTGGTCGTGGACACCGCCCATGGCCATTCGAAGGGTGTACTGGAGACCGTGTCCAAGCTGCGGGAGAAGTTTCCGCAGGTCCAGCTTGTAGCCGGCAACGTGGCCACGGCGGAGGGCGCCCGGGCGTTGATCGAGCGAGGCGTCGACGCGGTGAAGGTAGGTATCGGGCCGGGATCGATCTGCACCACGCGGGTGGTCGCCGGTGTCGGGATTCCCCAAATCAGCGCCATCATGATGTGTGCCGAGGTATGCGAGGAGCACGGCATTCCCCTTATCGCCGACGGGGGCATCAAGCAGACGGGCGACATCGCTAAGGCCATCGCCGCCGGAGCCGACTCCGTGATGATCGGCAACCTCTTCGCGGGAACGGAAGAGAGCCCGGGAGAGCTGGTCTTCCTCGAGGGGAGAAGCTACAAAGTTTACCGGGCCATGGGGTCTCTGGGAGCAATGCAGGCGGGCCGCGGAGATCGCTACTTCCAGGAGGGTATTCGGGATGCCAAGAAGCTGGTCCCGGAGGGAATTGAAGGGCGTGTTCCCTACCGTGGGAAATTGGGCGACGTGGTGTTCCAGATGGTGGGAGGCCTGCGGGCGGCCATGGGCTACTGCGGTGCGGCAACGATCCGGGAGCTGAAGGAGAAGGCTCGCTTCGTCCGGATGACCACCGCCGGGCTGCGCGAAAGCCATCCGCACGACGTGATCATCACCAAGGAAGCCCCCAATTACAACCTCACCCAGGTCTAA
- the rpsT gene encoding 30S ribosomal protein S20 yields the protein MAHTDSARKRIRQAEKRRLRNRHFRTMMKTLIRKVRTAPDATTAVSAYREASSLIDKLVAKGIIHRNTAANKKSRLARFVNRTFQTSVC from the coding sequence ATGGCCCACACAGACTCAGCAAGAAAGAGGATTCGACAGGCAGAGAAAAGGCGCTTGCGGAACCGGCACTTCCGCACGATGATGAAGACCCTGATCCGTAAGGTGCGGACGGCGCCGGACGCCACGACCGCAGTCAGCGCCTACCGGGAGGCTTCGTCCCTGATCGATAAGCTGGTGGCGAAAGGCATTATCCACCGCAACACCGCCGCGAACAAGAAGTCGCGGCTGGCAAGGTTCGTCAACCGGACGTTCCAGACGAGCGTCTGCTGA
- the hutH gene encoding histidine ammonia-lyase — protein MRKIVLDGEHLTLEDLHAAATSPLVRIEVSPQARRRMQAARQLIEERVREGRVVYGVTTGFGKLAQVVIPPEDVDQLQLNLVRSHAAGVGERLPAEVVKAALVLKANTLAKGYSGVRPEVVDVLLELYHRGVVPAVPAQGSVGASGDLAPLAHLTLVLLGEGWAEYNGELLPGGEALRRAGIEPLRLGAKEGLALLNGTQISTAIAAMALLRAENLLRCADLAAAMSLEGLLGTPASFDERIQLVRGYVGQVETARNVRQLVEESEIVASHKDCGKVQDAYSLRCVPQVHGAVREALRFVRGMISVELNAATDNPLVFAEDGEILSGGNFHAQPISMACDYLTIAVSQLANMSERRIQDLMDPVISQLPAFLAPKAGLNSGFMIAQVTTASLVSENKTLAHPASVDSIPTSANQEDFVSMAAWAARKALRVVENAEVVIAVELLAAAQAFDLRRPLRPGRGTARAYQIIRGFVPFLAEDRVLQPEIEEVVRLIRSGELVRGVGEVVTLQ, from the coding sequence ATGAGGAAGATTGTCCTCGATGGCGAGCATCTGACGCTTGAGGATCTCCACGCAGCGGCAACCTCCCCCCTGGTGCGCATCGAAGTTTCCCCCCAAGCCCGCCGGCGAATGCAAGCCGCCCGTCAGCTCATTGAAGAGAGGGTCCGGGAAGGCCGGGTTGTCTACGGGGTGACCACTGGGTTCGGCAAGCTGGCGCAGGTGGTAATCCCCCCTGAGGACGTTGACCAGTTGCAACTGAACCTCGTCCGCAGCCACGCCGCGGGGGTGGGGGAGCGGTTGCCGGCGGAAGTGGTCAAAGCAGCCCTGGTGCTCAAGGCCAACACCCTGGCCAAGGGATACAGCGGGGTTCGCCCCGAGGTGGTGGACGTATTGCTGGAGCTCTACCATCGCGGAGTTGTTCCGGCGGTGCCCGCGCAGGGTTCGGTCGGGGCCTCCGGGGATTTGGCTCCTCTGGCCCACCTCACTCTTGTCCTCCTCGGAGAGGGGTGGGCGGAATATAACGGCGAGCTTCTCCCTGGCGGCGAAGCCTTGCGGCGCGCGGGCATAGAGCCCCTCCGATTGGGAGCCAAAGAAGGCCTTGCGCTGCTCAACGGGACGCAGATCAGCACGGCCATCGCCGCGATGGCACTGCTCCGGGCTGAGAACCTCCTCCGCTGTGCCGACCTGGCCGCGGCGATGAGTCTGGAGGGACTTCTCGGTACCCCGGCCTCTTTTGACGAACGCATCCAACTTGTCCGTGGCTACGTGGGCCAGGTGGAGACGGCGCGCAACGTCCGTCAGTTGGTCGAAGAGAGCGAGATCGTTGCTTCCCATAAGGACTGCGGCAAGGTGCAGGACGCCTATAGCCTGCGCTGCGTGCCGCAAGTCCATGGGGCGGTGCGGGAGGCTTTGCGCTTCGTCCGGGGGATGATTTCCGTGGAGCTGAATGCGGCCACCGATAATCCCCTTGTTTTCGCCGAAGATGGCGAGATCCTGTCGGGGGGTAACTTCCACGCGCAACCCATCAGCATGGCCTGTGACTACTTGACCATTGCCGTGTCTCAGCTTGCCAACATGTCCGAGCGGCGGATCCAGGACCTGATGGACCCCGTGATCAGCCAGCTTCCCGCCTTTCTGGCTCCCAAGGCGGGACTCAATTCGGGCTTCATGATCGCACAGGTCACGACGGCAAGCCTCGTGTCGGAGAACAAGACCCTTGCCCATCCCGCTTCGGTGGATTCCATTCCCACCTCGGCCAATCAGGAGGATTTTGTGTCCATGGCTGCCTGGGCGGCTCGCAAGGCCCTGCGCGTGGTGGAGAACGCGGAGGTAGTGATCGCGGTGGAATTACTGGCCGCGGCGCAGGCCTTCGACCTTCGTCGCCCTCTGAGGCCGGGTCGAGGCACCGCCAGGGCGTATCAGATCATCCGGGGCTTTGTGCCTTTCCTGGCCGAAGACCGAGTCCTCCAGCCAGAGATTGAGGAGGTGGTCCGCCTGATACGGTCGGGGGAGCTTGTAAGGGGTGTCGGTGAGGTTGTGACCCTGCAGTGA
- the fusA gene encoding elongation factor G gives MKEYGIGDIRNLCLVGHGGSGKTSLTEAMLFTAGEITRLGSVDEGNTVSDYNPDEIERKISIALSFLHTDWNGKRMNILDAPGYADFVGEVACGLRVADCALVVVNAQSGIEVGTETVWKMADEENLSRMVVINRLDKEHAKFDPIVQQLQDRFGAAVVPVQLAVNPGEGFDSIVDLVSLKLIKYERDRSGKFVVQDVPADLQAKVSQLREKLVEKAAETDDQLMERYFENGDLSPEELREGLRKGIASRTLIPVLATAATLNIGTAQLLDFIAEFGPSPLERGLEVARRPDSEQTVELHPDPEAPTAALVFKTVSEMHLGELLFFRVYSGSVRSGSELLNPARGVTEKIGQIYEMNGKSRHEIGVVRAGDIGAVVKLRDTHTGDTLCDKKSPVLLRGINFPEPVIRVAVEPKTKGDEEKISAGLAALHEEDPTFTVQYDPELRQTIVSGQGELHLEVVIKRLKDKFGVDVTLAEPKIPYRETLRKKAEAQGKYKKQTGGRGQYGDVWLRLEPLPRGQGFEFVDAIVGGVVPSKYVPAVEKGVREAMAEGVIAGFPVQDVKVTLYDGSFHPVDSSDLAFKIAASMGFKKAFKEADPVILEPIYDVEVVVPEEYLGDVMGDLSARRGKILGIDSEGPFQVIKAKVPLAELYKYSTALRSLTQGRGMHRRRFSHYEEVPKEIAEKLIAKAEEERQKK, from the coding sequence GTGAAGGAATACGGCATAGGCGATATCCGGAATCTCTGCCTGGTCGGTCACGGCGGCAGCGGGAAAACCTCCCTGACGGAGGCAATGTTGTTCACCGCGGGGGAAATTACCCGTCTCGGTAGCGTGGACGAGGGGAATACCGTCTCCGACTATAATCCGGACGAGATCGAACGCAAGATCTCCATCGCCCTGAGCTTTCTCCATACGGACTGGAACGGGAAGCGGATGAATATCCTGGACGCTCCGGGCTACGCGGATTTCGTAGGCGAGGTGGCCTGCGGGCTGCGTGTGGCTGACTGCGCCCTGGTCGTGGTCAACGCCCAGTCCGGCATCGAGGTGGGGACGGAGACCGTTTGGAAGATGGCGGACGAAGAGAACCTGAGCCGCATGGTGGTCATCAACCGGCTGGACAAGGAGCACGCCAAGTTTGATCCCATCGTGCAGCAGCTGCAGGATCGCTTCGGTGCCGCCGTGGTCCCCGTCCAGCTGGCCGTGAACCCAGGCGAGGGCTTCGATTCCATCGTCGATCTCGTCAGCCTGAAGCTGATCAAGTACGAGCGCGACCGGTCGGGAAAGTTCGTCGTCCAGGACGTCCCTGCGGATTTGCAGGCGAAGGTTTCGCAACTGCGCGAGAAGCTGGTGGAAAAAGCGGCCGAAACTGATGACCAGCTCATGGAGCGCTACTTCGAGAACGGCGACCTCTCGCCGGAGGAGCTGCGCGAGGGCCTACGGAAGGGGATCGCTTCGCGCACGCTCATCCCCGTCCTTGCCACAGCTGCCACTCTGAACATCGGGACGGCGCAGCTCCTCGACTTTATCGCCGAATTCGGTCCCTCCCCCTTGGAGCGCGGGCTTGAGGTAGCCAGGCGGCCCGACTCCGAGCAGACGGTGGAGCTCCATCCCGACCCAGAAGCGCCTACGGCGGCTTTGGTCTTCAAAACCGTTTCGGAAATGCACCTGGGCGAGCTTCTTTTCTTCCGTGTGTACTCGGGTTCGGTCCGGTCCGGTTCTGAACTCCTCAACCCCGCACGCGGCGTGACAGAGAAGATCGGTCAGATCTACGAAATGAACGGCAAGTCCCGTCACGAGATCGGTGTGGTACGCGCAGGCGACATCGGTGCGGTGGTCAAGCTCCGCGATACCCACACTGGCGACACCCTTTGCGACAAGAAGAGCCCCGTCCTGCTGCGCGGGATCAATTTCCCGGAGCCGGTGATCCGTGTAGCGGTGGAGCCGAAGACCAAGGGCGATGAGGAGAAGATTTCCGCGGGCCTGGCCGCCCTCCACGAGGAAGATCCAACCTTTACTGTTCAGTACGATCCCGAGCTCCGACAGACGATCGTCTCCGGCCAGGGTGAGCTTCATCTTGAAGTAGTCATTAAGCGTTTGAAGGACAAGTTCGGGGTGGACGTTACCCTCGCCGAGCCGAAGATCCCATACAGAGAGACGCTGCGTAAGAAGGCGGAGGCGCAGGGCAAGTACAAGAAGCAGACCGGAGGGCGCGGCCAGTACGGCGATGTCTGGCTCCGCCTGGAGCCCTTGCCGCGCGGACAGGGCTTCGAGTTTGTGGACGCCATCGTCGGTGGCGTGGTCCCCTCTAAGTACGTACCGGCGGTCGAGAAGGGCGTCCGAGAGGCGATGGCCGAGGGGGTGATCGCCGGCTTCCCGGTGCAGGACGTCAAAGTCACCCTCTATGACGGCTCGTTCCATCCCGTAGACTCCTCGGACCTCGCCTTCAAGATCGCAGCGTCCATGGGCTTCAAGAAGGCGTTCAAGGAGGCGGACCCCGTGATCCTGGAGCCCATTTACGACGTGGAGGTGGTGGTCCCTGAGGAGTACCTCGGGGACGTGATGGGCGACCTCTCCGCACGTCGCGGCAAGATCCTCGGTATCGACAGCGAGGGTCCGTTCCAGGTGATCAAGGCCAAGGTCCCCCTTGCGGAGCTCTACAAGTACTCGACGGCGCTGCGCAGCCTGACGCAGGGTCGAGGAATGCACCGCAGGCGCTTTTCCCACTATGAGGAGGTACCGAAGGAAATCGCCGAGAAACTGATCGCCAAGGCGGAAGAGGAGAGGCAGAAGAAGTAG
- a CDS encoding peptidase MA family metallohydrolase: MAGPRWRLLRLVVALVLLSAPRVLPGTWQVLRVDSVEVFFQPSDASNAKRIARHLSLDGLPISDELGLHRLPRAVIFLAPDKASFDTLAAADLPRWTAAVAVPRLRRIVLKSPRWNRQGELVTELLHELTHVMAAEAVGDKPIPRWFDEGLALYFSRDVRYANSRALSRAILTRSLLDLDEVDEVLRFHQAKAELAYQESLEAVRYLVENFGPGSIPDLLEQVKGGYPFPTAFWRATGTPYRLFKARLFQYWHRRHRWDFLVDVLYVGWGAVVVLAVVVFVVIRRRNRRRLQKWEEEEQSASFDTWIPDGTGEGEPD; the protein is encoded by the coding sequence ATGGCAGGACCAAGGTGGCGACTCCTGCGGCTGGTCGTTGCGCTCGTCCTGTTGTCGGCCCCAAGGGTCCTGCCCGGAACGTGGCAGGTTCTCCGCGTCGACAGCGTGGAAGTGTTTTTCCAGCCGAGCGACGCCAGTAACGCCAAGCGGATCGCCCGTCACTTGAGCCTGGACGGCCTGCCCATCTCCGATGAGCTCGGCCTACACCGGTTGCCGCGGGCTGTGATCTTCCTTGCTCCCGATAAGGCTTCCTTCGACACGCTTGCTGCGGCGGATCTGCCGCGCTGGACGGCGGCGGTCGCCGTGCCACGCCTGAGGCGCATCGTCCTCAAGTCGCCCCGGTGGAATCGACAGGGAGAGCTTGTGACGGAACTTCTCCACGAGTTGACCCACGTGATGGCCGCCGAGGCGGTGGGAGACAAACCCATTCCACGCTGGTTCGACGAGGGCCTGGCGCTTTACTTCTCCCGAGACGTACGCTACGCCAATAGCCGTGCCCTTTCGCGGGCCATCCTGACGCGTTCTCTGCTCGATCTCGACGAGGTAGACGAAGTTCTACGCTTCCATCAGGCCAAGGCGGAACTGGCCTATCAGGAGAGCCTGGAGGCGGTGCGCTACCTGGTGGAGAACTTCGGCCCTGGATCCATCCCCGACCTGCTGGAACAGGTGAAAGGCGGGTATCCGTTTCCAACCGCTTTCTGGCGCGCCACGGGGACCCCCTACCGGCTGTTCAAAGCGCGACTTTTCCAGTACTGGCATCGGCGTCACCGCTGGGACTTCCTGGTGGATGTCCTCTACGTCGGGTGGGGAGCTGTCGTCGTTTTGGCTGTGGTGGTTTTTGTGGTGATCCGCCGACGCAACCGTCGTCGTCTTCAGAAATGGGAGGAAGAGGAACAGAGCGCCTCGTTCGACACCTGGATCCCGGATGGTACCGGAGAGGGAGAACCGGACTGA
- a CDS encoding response regulator, translating into MKTTSGEVVLHPGEISGSGVDEKRRARSRPLRLLVVDPELRNLDVLRDTLPKHNFEVLTCGSGEEALELCRSLQPDAVLAEARLPDLAIEDLLQRLGKEGPQVFLMAREPSAEEVERWMELGAADVMRKPMFVAEIAERIRMGFRREEEPQIPQTEGGRGGAAPPATLVEYVELLAAERRTGTLIVRDPYGRVGYLGLREGNVVYASVDGLHGEKAAYTILGWEAAGWELQTAPPPEENIRISTIGLILESVRWREAKQELLRQLPSPRGPYRLTARFRRLRDGVRLPPDVRRFLGLVEEGKTVPELLAQSPYDERETLDKLVRMVQRRVIEPVGVPSVPRPALRREPVPERPEVEETPAPTAADARRWVLVVGSESAGRSAILRALTRGAVRRRSFPVGDREIPLDVGTWDQTTGVLGIDTAVISDGLIRSFGSKATAGVLLISARERRKWEYASYLYESLLDHTTSGVVVAVTGTEGDDRCLPLVQETISLRPGDPLLFVPHGREEVVRSALEKQLEAQTRSARA; encoded by the coding sequence ATGAAGACAACGTCCGGGGAGGTTGTTCTGCACCCAGGGGAAATATCCGGGTCCGGCGTAGACGAGAAAAGGAGAGCGCGTTCCCGCCCCCTTCGTTTGCTCGTAGTTGACCCCGAACTCAGGAATCTCGACGTCCTGAGGGACACTCTTCCCAAACACAACTTCGAAGTCCTCACCTGCGGATCGGGAGAGGAGGCGCTCGAACTCTGCCGGTCTCTGCAACCAGATGCGGTTCTTGCGGAGGCGCGGCTACCGGACTTGGCGATCGAGGACCTGCTCCAGCGGCTCGGAAAGGAGGGGCCCCAGGTCTTCCTCATGGCGCGCGAGCCGTCGGCAGAGGAAGTGGAAAGATGGATGGAACTGGGTGCAGCGGACGTGATGCGCAAGCCCATGTTCGTGGCAGAGATTGCTGAGCGCATCCGAATGGGCTTCCGCAGGGAGGAAGAGCCTCAAATTCCGCAAACCGAGGGAGGTAGAGGGGGTGCCGCTCCTCCCGCTACGCTTGTCGAGTACGTTGAACTGCTCGCCGCCGAGCGCCGCACCGGGACGCTGATTGTTCGGGACCCGTATGGCCGCGTCGGCTATTTGGGCTTGCGGGAAGGGAACGTGGTCTACGCCTCGGTCGACGGCCTGCACGGGGAAAAAGCTGCGTACACGATCCTGGGTTGGGAAGCGGCCGGTTGGGAGCTGCAGACGGCGCCGCCCCCCGAAGAGAACATTCGTATTAGCACCATCGGCTTGATCCTGGAATCCGTACGCTGGCGAGAGGCCAAACAGGAGCTCCTGCGGCAGCTGCCCTCTCCGCGCGGTCCCTACCGCCTGACCGCCCGGTTTCGGCGGCTCCGGGACGGCGTCCGCCTTCCCCCGGACGTGCGCCGGTTCCTGGGTCTGGTAGAAGAGGGCAAGACAGTGCCGGAACTCCTGGCCCAAAGCCCATACGATGAACGGGAAACCCTGGACAAGCTGGTCCGGATGGTCCAAAGGCGGGTGATCGAGCCGGTAGGGGTTCCTTCTGTACCCCGACCTGCCCTTAGAAGGGAGCCCGTTCCAGAACGCCCCGAAGTTGAGGAGACGCCTGCCCCCACCGCTGCTGACGCACGGCGCTGGGTCCTGGTTGTCGGCTCAGAGAGCGCAGGACGGAGCGCAATCCTTCGCGCACTCACGAGAGGGGCCGTCCGGAGGCGGAGTTTCCCGGTGGGGGATCGGGAGATCCCCCTCGACGTGGGCACCTGGGACCAGACCACCGGCGTCCTGGGGATTGACACGGCGGTCATTTCAGACGGCTTAATTCGCTCCTTTGGTTCGAAAGCTACTGCGGGCGTCCTCCTGATCAGCGCCCGGGAGCGCCGGAAGTGGGAATACGCCAGCTATCTTTACGAAAGCCTGCTGGATCACACCACCTCAGGAGTTGTTGTGGCGGTGACGGGCACGGAGGGCGATGACCGTTGCCTTCCGTTGGTCCAGGAGACGATTTCCTTGCGACCTGGGGATCCGCTTCTCTTTGTACCCCATGGCCGTGAGGAAGTCGTACGGAGCGCGCTGGAGAAGCAACTGGAGGCTCAGACCCGTTCGGCTCGGGCGTAG
- a CDS encoding long-chain fatty acid--CoA ligase, producing the protein MSELLRGLQRVIKECGDRPALVLNEHEVSYARFGEAVLRLAKGLVDVGVRPGDRIALILPNVVQFPISYYAVLAVGATVVPVNITYKEREIRYILEDAEVKGVIAWEGFRNTLAKASDGLPQCSLFVYLGKRIPRQSYSLTSLQVRSVPLEEPVERGEDEVAVILYTAGTTGRPMGAELTHANLSASAQLLSDLFGFGVGDRILAVVPLFHSFGQAVGMNAPLLHGATVVLEPKFEATRLVETLRDKAPRWLVAVPTMLKQLLDACPGDSAPSGLRFCITSGSPISGEVVSLFEERFGARVLPGYGLTETFSLVACTRPDREWRPGSVGQPLYGLDVAVWGEDGQVLPPSRVGEIVVKGPTVMKGYLNRPKATEEVKAGGWLHTGDVGYFDEDGYLFLVDRKKDVIIKGGFSIFPSEVEQCLQAHPKVERAVVIGVPDEEQGEEVKAFVLLKAGEVASAQELIDYCRERMALYKCPKYVEFCSSLPRTPTGRVLKRMLREREVKAGRSSCEDLLSER; encoded by the coding sequence GTGTCTGAACTTCTGCGCGGCCTTCAGCGGGTGATTAAGGAATGTGGGGACCGCCCGGCGCTTGTCTTGAATGAACACGAGGTCTCTTACGCACGTTTCGGGGAGGCGGTGCTTCGCCTGGCCAAAGGACTGGTGGACGTGGGGGTCAGGCCGGGCGACCGGATCGCCCTGATTCTTCCCAACGTGGTCCAGTTTCCGATAAGCTACTATGCCGTACTGGCCGTGGGGGCCACGGTGGTTCCGGTGAACATTACCTACAAGGAGCGGGAGATCCGCTACATCCTCGAAGACGCCGAAGTCAAAGGGGTCATTGCCTGGGAGGGTTTCCGGAACACTCTGGCGAAGGCTTCTGACGGGCTTCCGCAGTGTTCTCTCTTCGTGTATCTGGGCAAGCGGATTCCTCGCCAGAGCTATAGCCTCACTTCCCTGCAAGTCCGGTCCGTTCCCCTGGAGGAGCCCGTCGAGCGGGGCGAGGATGAGGTGGCCGTGATTCTCTACACAGCCGGCACAACGGGGCGACCCATGGGGGCCGAGCTAACCCACGCCAACCTGTCCGCAAGCGCACAACTCCTCTCGGACCTGTTCGGCTTCGGCGTAGGGGATCGGATACTGGCCGTTGTACCTCTTTTCCATTCTTTCGGGCAGGCGGTAGGCATGAACGCGCCTCTCCTCCACGGTGCCACCGTGGTGCTGGAACCGAAGTTCGAAGCCACCCGCCTGGTGGAGACGTTGCGCGACAAGGCGCCACGGTGGCTGGTCGCCGTGCCGACAATGCTTAAGCAGCTCCTCGACGCCTGCCCCGGCGACAGCGCTCCTTCCGGCCTCCGCTTCTGTATCACCTCGGGAAGTCCCATCTCCGGTGAGGTTGTGTCCTTGTTCGAGGAGCGGTTCGGCGCCCGTGTCTTGCCGGGTTACGGACTCACTGAGACCTTCTCCCTTGTTGCCTGCACACGCCCGGACCGGGAGTGGCGTCCGGGCTCCGTCGGACAGCCGCTTTACGGGCTCGACGTAGCCGTCTGGGGCGAGGACGGGCAGGTGCTGCCTCCCAGCAGGGTGGGCGAGATTGTGGTCAAGGGCCCTACGGTGATGAAGGGCTACCTCAACCGTCCCAAAGCCACAGAAGAAGTCAAAGCGGGCGGATGGCTTCACACCGGTGATGTGGGCTACTTCGACGAGGACGGCTACCTCTTCCTCGTCGATCGCAAGAAGGACGTCATCATCAAAGGCGGTTTTAGCATTTTCCCGAGCGAGGTCGAACAGTGCTTGCAGGCCCATCCGAAGGTGGAGCGCGCTGTGGTCATCGGTGTGCCCGATGAAGAGCAAGGGGAGGAGGTCAAAGCCTTTGTTCTGCTCAAGGCGGGCGAGGTGGCCTCGGCGCAGGAACTGATCGACTACTGCCGGGAGCGGATGGCCCTCTACAAGTGTCCCAAGTATGTAGAGTTCTGCAGTTCGCTGCCCCGTACACCCACGGGGCGTGTGCTCAAGCGAATGCTGCGCGAAAGGGAGGTCAAGGCAGGAAGGTCGAGCTGCGAAGACCTCCTATCCGAGAGGTAA
- a CDS encoding DUF4388 domain-containing protein — translation MPDSTTKILAVEIPAELAQQLQRRAQRLGLPYREGDFHEGLDQVPPRGIVLAFLASPLSATRLEQIERWARRGLLVMVVHRNLNLEERLQLYRAGICELVDQTVGAHEIGVRVARLARLACQWETGPGRPASQGDLEETPLTDLLDRMRENRATAVLSLVSGERRGRVFVRQGEIVDVEVEGLPPLDALLQVCLWARGTYTVEERDFQRPGRLGREATQVLARAQRLRKLMGAARQELPPPDAPLVSLASAEDLAELSPEERRLLTSLEGTKTLLDLLRDSEREPELIVELVRGLRASGLIGEVQQESRGAETAMASAERVHNLLPRLFLPPRNGQEKHGKELRPLQYRPGLSYIELEQLRRALARKFLSQPGESALARKGEEGAFPMSRNRGQTE, via the coding sequence GTGCCGGACTCGACAACGAAGATCCTCGCGGTAGAGATCCCTGCCGAACTGGCGCAGCAGCTGCAAAGACGCGCGCAGCGTCTCGGATTGCCCTATCGAGAGGGGGATTTCCACGAGGGTCTCGACCAGGTTCCACCTCGGGGCATCGTGCTGGCCTTCCTTGCTTCGCCCTTGAGCGCCACGCGTCTTGAGCAAATCGAGCGGTGGGCGCGACGTGGATTGCTGGTCATGGTAGTGCACCGAAACCTGAACCTGGAGGAGCGCCTTCAGCTTTACCGAGCCGGGATCTGCGAATTAGTGGACCAGACAGTGGGAGCGCACGAGATCGGAGTGCGCGTGGCCCGGTTGGCTCGCCTTGCCTGCCAGTGGGAGACGGGGCCCGGACGTCCAGCATCGCAAGGCGACCTCGAAGAAACGCCCCTGACCGACCTGCTTGATCGAATGCGGGAGAACCGGGCGACGGCGGTCCTTTCCCTTGTGTCCGGAGAGAGGAGGGGCCGGGTGTTCGTCCGGCAGGGGGAGATTGTCGATGTGGAAGTGGAGGGTTTGCCACCTCTCGATGCGCTGTTGCAGGTTTGCCTGTGGGCGCGTGGGACCTATACGGTGGAGGAGCGGGATTTCCAGCGGCCGGGCCGGTTGGGGCGGGAAGCAACGCAAGTGTTGGCCAGGGCACAGAGGCTGCGCAAGCTCATGGGAGCCGCGCGCCAGGAACTTCCTCCGCCAGACGCTCCCCTGGTCTCACTTGCGAGCGCTGAGGACCTGGCCGAGTTGAGTCCCGAAGAGCGTCGCCTTCTCACCTCCCTTGAGGGGACAAAGACCCTTCTGGATCTCTTACGGGATTCCGAGCGCGAGCCTGAACTTATCGTCGAGCTGGTCCGGGGACTGCGAGCGAGTGGGCTGATCGGCGAGGTCCAACAGGAGAGCAGGGGGGCAGAGACGGCTATGGCTTCGGCCGAACGGGTGCACAATCTTCTGCCGCGGCTCTTCCTGCCTCCGCGGAACGGCCAAGAGAAGCATGGAAAGGAGCTGAGGCCGTTGCAATACCGTCCGGGCTTGAGCTACATCGAACTGGAGCAGTTGCGCAGGGCCTTGGCCAGGAAGTTTCTGAGCCAACCGGGAGAAAGCGCGTTAGCGCGGAAAGGCGAAGAGGGGGCTTTCCCAATGTCCAGAAACCGCGGGCAAACGGAGTAG